A single Pseudomonas putida DNA region contains:
- a CDS encoding cyclase family protein, whose amino-acid sequence MKRFKPLLLAAALASTAQATLAADWQASPYGKQDEIGAANLLTPEVVKQAVGLVKTGKTYPLAVPVSKDLPAFRHRSFHLYNIQPGEQAGQTLGRNKFSFNDELVNGWTGVGTQLNGIGHIGIDNVYYNGNKAADFVTVEGVTKLGVEKVPPMVTRGVVLDMTSHYGKAIVPGGTAFNVDDIKAVLKKEGITLRKGDVVLFNTGWLELIGKDNQQFLATEPGIDLAAAEWLADQGIVAFGGDTWASEVYPNPTGEEFPVNQFMLAKRGIYNLELIDTRALVKDKAFEFLFVLGQPLYKGSTQVNINPVAIH is encoded by the coding sequence ATGAAACGCTTCAAGCCCCTGCTGCTCGCTGCTGCCCTGGCAAGCACCGCCCAGGCCACCCTGGCCGCCGACTGGCAGGCCTCGCCTTACGGCAAGCAGGACGAGATCGGCGCCGCCAACCTGCTCACACCCGAGGTGGTGAAACAGGCCGTAGGCCTGGTCAAGACCGGCAAGACCTACCCCCTGGCAGTACCGGTCAGCAAAGACCTGCCGGCCTTCCGCCATCGCAGCTTCCACCTGTACAACATCCAGCCCGGTGAACAGGCCGGCCAGACCCTGGGCCGCAACAAATTCAGCTTCAACGACGAACTGGTCAACGGCTGGACCGGCGTCGGCACGCAGCTCAACGGCATCGGCCATATCGGTATCGACAACGTCTACTACAACGGCAACAAGGCGGCCGATTTCGTCACCGTCGAAGGCGTGACCAAGCTGGGCGTGGAAAAAGTGCCGCCGATGGTCACCCGCGGCGTGGTGCTGGACATGACCTCCCACTACGGCAAGGCCATCGTCCCCGGTGGCACCGCGTTCAATGTCGACGACATCAAGGCCGTGCTGAAAAAAGAAGGCATCACTTTGCGCAAGGGTGATGTGGTGCTGTTCAACACCGGCTGGCTGGAACTGATCGGCAAAGACAACCAGCAGTTCCTCGCCACCGAGCCTGGCATCGACCTGGCGGCCGCCGAGTGGCTGGCGGACCAGGGCATCGTCGCCTTCGGCGGGGACACCTGGGCTTCGGAGGTGTACCCGAACCCGACCGGTGAAGAGTTCCCGGTCAACCAGTTCATGCTGGCCAAGCGCGGGATCTACAACCTGGAACTGATCGACACCCGCGCGTTGGTAAAAGACAAAGCCTTCGAGTTCCTGTTCGTGTTGGGGCAGCCGCTGTACAAGGGCTCGACCCAGGTCAACATCAACCCGGTGGCTATCCACTGA
- a CDS encoding WYL domain-containing protein, with protein MPSHPTRHTIARQWQLLKLLPDRHPGMSSTQLQAALARVGHKTSKRTVERDLNELATLFPLHCNSKGMPYGWYWQPGLSLDAAQQLQPDVLSPSQQIELQAWVDDGLARRLEDQPLSEDMRLAPHDNGGAMLAATVEDSRALMGWLLSQAGSIRVKAPETLRVSMVEQLRQSLALNDDGY; from the coding sequence GTGCCCAGCCACCCGACACGCCACACCATCGCCCGACAATGGCAGCTGCTGAAACTGCTGCCCGACCGCCATCCCGGGATGAGCTCTACACAGTTGCAGGCCGCACTGGCCAGGGTCGGCCACAAGACCAGCAAACGTACTGTCGAGCGCGACCTCAATGAGTTGGCAACGCTGTTCCCGTTGCACTGCAACAGCAAGGGCATGCCCTATGGCTGGTACTGGCAGCCGGGCCTGAGCCTGGATGCTGCCCAGCAGCTGCAGCCGGATGTACTCAGCCCTTCGCAACAGATCGAACTGCAAGCGTGGGTCGACGATGGCCTCGCCCGTCGCCTGGAAGACCAGCCACTCTCTGAAGACATGCGTCTGGCCCCCCACGACAATGGCGGCGCGATGCTCGCGGCCACGGTCGAAGACAGCCGGGCGCTGATGGGCTGGCTGCTCTCCCAGGCCGGTTCGATCCGGGTCAAAGCGCCAGAAACGCTGCGCGTGTCGATGGTCGAACAGCTGCGCCAGAGCCTGGCCCTGAACGACGACGGTTATTGA